One Bacillus sp. 1780r2a1 DNA segment encodes these proteins:
- the spoIID gene encoding stage II sporulation protein D, whose translation MKQIKPMIILAAIFFLVILLIPTLLVIPFIENESDSLMNKENKKAEQSEVEEAPSSQLDIDVGVYRSQSEQVETLPLEEYLVGVVAAEMPAEFELEALKAQSLAARTYTVQKLMNRANAGLPAGADITDTVNDQVYLSEKELKEQWGKEYEWKIKKVKDAVKKTEGQILTYKNKPIDATFFSTSNGYTENSESVWSNSIPYLKSVESHWDTKSPKFKNQKMVSISEFEQKLDVNISQSGDVGNIISKTPGKRVDYVQVGNKKIAGTVVRNKLNLSSADFTWKRENDHIVIETKGYGHGIGMSQYGANGMAMEGKSYKDIVTHYYTGVAIAGSDQYVTQLTAKK comes from the coding sequence ATGAAGCAAATAAAGCCAATGATTATTCTAGCAGCGATCTTCTTTCTCGTCATTCTTTTAATTCCAACTTTATTGGTGATACCTTTTATTGAAAACGAAAGCGATTCATTAATGAATAAAGAGAATAAAAAAGCGGAACAGTCTGAGGTAGAGGAAGCGCCTAGTTCACAGCTAGATATTGATGTAGGTGTATATCGCTCTCAATCAGAGCAGGTAGAGACGTTGCCTCTTGAAGAATATCTAGTAGGAGTCGTAGCTGCTGAAATGCCTGCAGAGTTTGAATTGGAAGCATTGAAAGCCCAAAGCCTTGCAGCGCGCACTTATACTGTTCAAAAGCTTATGAATAGAGCAAATGCAGGCTTACCAGCCGGAGCAGACATTACAGATACTGTAAACGATCAAGTATATTTAAGTGAAAAAGAATTAAAAGAGCAATGGGGAAAAGAGTATGAGTGGAAAATCAAAAAAGTAAAAGATGCGGTTAAAAAAACAGAGGGACAAATCTTGACGTATAAAAATAAGCCCATTGATGCCACATTTTTTTCAACTAGCAATGGTTATACGGAAAATTCAGAGTCGGTGTGGTCAAATTCTATCCCTTATTTAAAGAGTGTCGAGAGTCATTGGGACACGAAATCACCTAAGTTTAAAAATCAAAAGATGGTATCTATTTCAGAGTTTGAACAGAAGCTAGACGTCAACATCTCACAATCTGGTGATGTAGGTAATATTATTTCAAAAACGCCTGGAAAACGAGTAGATTATGTGCAGGTTGGCAATAAAAAGATAGCTGGAACTGTGGTACGTAATAAGCTAAATCTTTCATCAGCTGATTTTACATGGAAGCGTGAGAATGACCATATTGTCATTGAAACTAAGGGATATGGGCATGGAATTGGTATGAGTCAATACGGTGCTAACGGTATGGCTATGGAGGGTAAATCTTATAAAGACATAGTGACTCATTATTATACAGGTGTAGCAATCGCCGGCTCAGACCAGTATGTTACACAGCTAACGGCTAAAAAGTAA
- a CDS encoding M23 family metallopeptidase → MREEEKKRTSQQSKVHKLFRKRWIFPAIYLASAAIILTAVLWFQANGNSNLSEDAKDRYGQDGTAYTEDAMEVNASLENLKMPLVNDKDAVVKKPFYDDQASKKQQEAALVFYNNTYHPNTGIDLAVEGDKSFDVTAAASGTVTKAEKDPLLGFVIEVDHKDGLVTQYQSLDEATVEVGDVVKQGQVLAKAGKSLYNQEANNHVHFEIRKDGVAMNPSDYFGKSVSSIKEVKAAEVTEPTTADEPSKDKEESKQEDKTGDEAPKAPEKKEQSADELKSNA, encoded by the coding sequence ATGAGAGAGGAAGAAAAGAAACGTACTTCTCAACAATCAAAGGTTCACAAACTTTTTAGAAAGCGTTGGATTTTCCCAGCAATCTATCTGGCAAGCGCAGCAATTATCCTTACAGCCGTTCTTTGGTTTCAAGCGAATGGAAATAGTAACCTAAGCGAAGATGCTAAAGATCGTTATGGACAAGATGGGACTGCATATACAGAAGATGCAATGGAAGTAAATGCATCGCTTGAGAATTTAAAGATGCCACTTGTAAATGATAAGGATGCTGTTGTGAAGAAACCATTTTACGATGATCAAGCATCAAAGAAACAACAAGAAGCAGCACTCGTATTTTATAATAATACGTATCACCCAAACACAGGTATTGACTTAGCGGTAGAAGGTGATAAATCATTTGATGTAACAGCAGCTGCAAGTGGAACTGTTACAAAAGCCGAAAAAGACCCGTTGCTTGGATTTGTAATTGAAGTGGATCACAAAGATGGACTTGTTACGCAGTACCAATCGTTAGATGAAGCGACTGTTGAAGTAGGAGATGTTGTGAAACAAGGTCAAGTGCTTGCTAAAGCTGGAAAGAGCTTATATAACCAAGAAGCAAATAACCATGTTCACTTTGAAATTCGTAAAGATGGCGTTGCTATGAATCCTAGCGATTACTTTGGTAAATCAGTCTCTTCTATTAAAGAAGTGAAAGCTGCTGAAGTGACAGAACCGACTACAGCTGATGAGCCATCAAAGGATAAAGAAGAGTCAAAGCAGGAAGATAAAACTGGTGACGAAGCACCTAAAGCTCCTGAAAAGAAAGAGCAATCTGCGGATGAATTAAAATCAAATGCATAA
- a CDS encoding YwmB family TATA-box binding protein: MGKKISVFLAIFIAGIIVYYGSYVTNAQASNSTLEKMVNVLNKEAVEMKEWSLYAREEAMDVTSLVNFQMKSKQLQSKFRGFKWDIKRENDVWKAKGTRQTESVKELIMLTYTGDEKSKGGYISYELIGQGFTTRNVNDAEEIFKDNYEQLFLTNPLIFSCIKGEINDKMESVLSLQVKQLLTAFNAQQIESLMEESFVSVSAYTGLWEEALSSQQQEMNLQIALRKTGMGGQTTLVVGTPIITSEY, encoded by the coding sequence ATGGGGAAAAAAATTAGTGTCTTTTTGGCTATTTTCATTGCAGGTATAATCGTATATTATGGAAGTTACGTGACCAATGCACAAGCTTCGAATTCAACGCTTGAAAAAATGGTTAACGTCTTAAATAAAGAAGCTGTAGAGATGAAAGAATGGTCATTGTATGCACGTGAAGAAGCTATGGACGTTACTAGTCTAGTAAACTTCCAAATGAAATCAAAACAGCTTCAAAGTAAATTTAGAGGTTTTAAATGGGACATTAAAAGGGAAAACGATGTATGGAAAGCTAAGGGTACAAGACAAACGGAATCTGTGAAAGAGTTGATTATGTTAACCTATACGGGAGATGAAAAAAGTAAGGGTGGATATATCTCATATGAGTTAATAGGACAAGGATTCACGACTCGGAATGTCAACGATGCCGAAGAGATTTTTAAAGACAATTATGAGCAACTTTTCCTAACAAATCCATTAATTTTCTCTTGTATAAAAGGTGAAATAAATGATAAGATGGAAAGTGTTTTGTCTTTACAAGTCAAGCAATTATTAACAGCATTCAATGCCCAGCAGATTGAATCGCTAATGGAAGAGTCATTTGTATCAGTATCAGCATATACTGGACTGTGGGAAGAAGCTCTTTCAAGTCAACAGCAGGAAATGAACTTACAAATTGCATTACGCAAGACAGGAATGGGCGGTCAAACAACCCTAGTTGTTGGCACACCTATTATTACGTCTGAATATTAA
- the murA gene encoding UDP-N-acetylglucosamine 1-carboxyvinyltransferase, which yields MEKIIVRGGNRLNGTVKVEGAKNAVLPIITATLLASDGKSILNDVPALSDVFTIGEVLRHLNAEVDFETNRVVVDASRELETDAPFEYVRKMRASVLVMGSLLARTGKARVALPGGCAIGSRPIDQHLKGFEAMGAKVTVGNGFIYAEVEGRLQGAKIYLDFPSVGATENIMMAATLAEGTTIIENVAKEPEIVDLANFLNAMGAKVRGAGTGTIRIEGVNKLYGAEHSIIPDRVEAGTFMVAAAITGGDVLVRGAVSEHLSSLVAKMEEMGVKIIEEGDGLRVIGPEKLKPVDIKTMPHPGFPTDMQSQMMALLLAAEGTSMITETVFENRFMHVEEFRRMNADIKIEGRSVIINGPSKLQGAEVAATDLRAAAALTLAGLVADGYTRVTELKHLDRGYVNFHQKLAGLGADIERVNDKTHQVETSQQVSDVNM from the coding sequence TTGGAAAAAATCATCGTCCGCGGTGGAAATAGATTAAACGGTACAGTAAAAGTAGAAGGTGCAAAGAATGCCGTTTTACCTATTATCACTGCAACATTATTAGCTAGTGATGGAAAAAGCATTTTAAATGATGTACCAGCTCTCTCCGATGTATTTACGATTGGCGAAGTTTTAAGACATCTGAATGCAGAAGTGGATTTTGAAACAAATCGTGTAGTTGTAGATGCATCAAGAGAATTAGAAACAGATGCACCTTTTGAGTATGTAAGAAAAATGCGAGCATCTGTATTAGTAATGGGTTCTTTATTAGCCCGTACTGGTAAAGCGCGTGTTGCGTTACCAGGTGGATGTGCAATTGGTTCTCGTCCAATTGATCAGCACCTTAAAGGCTTTGAAGCAATGGGAGCCAAAGTTACGGTTGGAAACGGCTTTATCTATGCTGAAGTTGAAGGAAGATTACAAGGTGCAAAGATTTATTTAGATTTCCCAAGTGTAGGTGCCACTGAAAATATCATGATGGCGGCAACGCTTGCTGAAGGTACAACAATTATTGAAAACGTAGCAAAAGAGCCTGAAATTGTGGATTTAGCAAACTTCTTAAATGCGATGGGTGCGAAAGTACGTGGAGCTGGAACTGGTACAATCCGAATTGAGGGTGTTAACAAATTATATGGTGCCGAACATTCAATTATTCCTGATCGCGTTGAAGCAGGTACGTTCATGGTAGCAGCAGCGATTACAGGTGGAGATGTGCTTGTACGTGGAGCTGTATCTGAACATTTGAGCTCGTTGGTAGCAAAAATGGAAGAGATGGGCGTGAAGATTATTGAAGAAGGCGACGGTTTACGTGTTATTGGACCGGAGAAATTAAAGCCTGTTGATATTAAAACGATGCCACACCCTGGCTTCCCAACAGATATGCAATCTCAAATGATGGCATTATTGTTAGCAGCTGAAGGCACAAGTATGATTACAGAAACAGTTTTCGAAAATCGCTTTATGCATGTCGAAGAGTTTCGTCGTATGAATGCAGATATTAAAATTGAAGGTCGTTCTGTGATTATTAATGGTCCTTCAAAACTACAAGGCGCAGAAGTAGCAGCAACAGATTTACGTGCTGCAGCAGCATTAACGCTTGCTGGCTTAGTGGCTGATGGCTATACGCGCGTTACTGAATTAAAGCATTTAGATCGTGGCTATGTGAACTTCCACCAAAAGCTAGCGGGATTAGGTGCTGATATTGAACGTGTAAATGATAAAACACATCAAGTGGAAACATCACAACAAGTATCTGATGTAAATATGTAA